A single region of the Chrysoperla carnea chromosome 5, inChrCarn1.1, whole genome shotgun sequence genome encodes:
- the LOC123301835 gene encoding fatty acid synthase: MSTEVPPGVRLAHPPPGEEIVITGLSGYYPDSENVYHFADNLFNKVDLVTADDRRFVTDHPEIPPRCGKLLNIEKFDASFFGVHYKQAFSMDPMCRMLMEKAYEAIVDAGVHPKELRDSNCGVFIGTCFSESEKTWFYEKIQIDGFGITGCSRAMYANRISYWLGCTGPSYSIDTACSSSMFALENAFRAIRDGLCDSAIVGGSNLCLTPYVTLQFARLGVLSAEGKCRAFDNDGSGYVRSEAISCIFLQKAKDARRNYGTVIYAKTNCDGYKPEGITYPSGKLQRELLQTFYEDCQIPPESLAYMEAHGTGTRVGDPEECYAIDNVFCKNRKTPLKIGSIKSNIGHSEPASGVCSITKVIIAFETGFIPPNLHFNKPRQDIAGLVEGRLEVVSEKTPLDGDLVGINSFGFGGANAHALLRRNVKEKVNNGLPDDDIPRLVPVSGRTLAAVNAIIDDLASRPLDAEFVGLLHEVHKLEIPSHIYRGYTLLQKGEPTVLTRESDHYSGEKRPIWFVFSGMGSQWPGMGASLMKIPICAAAIQKCHDVLKPKGVDLIKILTDPDPHMFDNILHSFVGIAAIQIALVDVLTALGIVPDHIIGHSVGELGCAYADGCFTAEQMILAAYSRGLASIETELILGSMAAVGLGYKEIKELCPPEIDVACHNSADSSTISGPAEVMKTFVAELQSKGIFAREVNASNIAYHSRYIAGAGPRLLRELKKVIPEPKARSEKWVTSSVPPEKQTTDDARYSSAEYHTNNLLNPVLFEESSRAIQSNAIAIEIAPHGLLQAILRRSLPSTVINVPLTQRGKDNTVVLLNAIGKLYMQGLQPQVSAIYPRISFPVSRGTPMISPLVKWEHTEDWTVAIFEKKKKLKSGERDVTIRVNENSNWKFITGHVIDGRNLFPATGYIYLVNESFASMTGDVIEDFSVVFEDVRFIRATNVPKDGGEIEFTVMIQKGTGNFEVIEGDTAVVTGNIKCVDNTTKEFLNLPPLSPVVGNDIIPLTTRDIYKELRLRGYNYRDQFRGVIECDISGTVAKINWDYNYVAFMDNLLQLQILHEESRGLFVPTSIQRLVIDPKKHVEMIQSVSEEENSQKFVDAYFYRELGVLKAGGIEIRGLKANSIGRRKPLGEPVLEKQEFVPFINPDQLSVVDAIRVCVHLALDNSPAIKVKVVEVDNGIEDPLAATVLSVLGDLPLIQAEIIVISSRELDVPKTVTIEDKELSSESNVMFVVDFDLLSRPEALNEAKGILKEGGYIISRESSMEESTTPEGYDILAEAVTEIEKLVLLRVKKEPIEPICVKISDATAFSWLEELKELVKESKPVLLYCQNEPLNGLMGLINCLRKEPGGEFARAVLIASNDAPVFDANLPFYKTQLDKQLAVNVYKNGQWGSYRHLQIEPQSVLTKHAYVNVLTRGDLSSMTWLEGPLTADGNETLVDIYYAALNFRDVMTATGKLGSDFIKQDFFSHGCVQGLEFSGRNHKGVRVMGMVGSGALATRVVSDPDMMWAIPESWSLEDAATVPVVYGTVYYALIDTANLKKGQSILIHAGTGGVGQAAINIALYYGCTVFTTVGTPEKREFIRQNFPQIPEGHIGNSRDTSFEQMIMRETQGAGVDIVLNSLAEEKLQASVRCLAVGGKFLEIGKFDLSNNNPLGMQIFLKEVSFHGIMLDNIFHAQPEKKRSIRKLIEDGVISGAVKPLVRTIFAEDEVEQAFRYMAAGKHIGKVLINIRPEEPQKTLIARDRLVSAIPKLYCNPEHSYVIVGGLGGFGMELTHWLLTRGARKVVLSSRNGVVKGYQALRIKKWREHGVQIKVSTADISTVEGCTSLLHTAKLMGPVNGIFNLAVVLRDAILENQTVENFQTSFRGKAQGTINLDRVSRKMCPELQHFVVFSSVSCGRGNAGQTNYGMANSVMERICEQRNADGLPALAVQWGAIGEVGLVADMQDNDAILEIGGTLQQKLSSCLDVLDMFIKQEAPVVSSMVVAEKKAGSGSGESIVECVVNIMGLRDIKTVSMHSNLAELGMDSMMAVEIKQTLEREYEVFLTVQDIRTLTFAKLQEIQNSQEANQSVENQSTADGIAALFRALGDEKTSEIPLVHLSSKNDVEEGAPPLFLLPGIEGQASIFENLSKNLRPNTLCLQTGYENVTSTIESMADSLYPVIVSNLKPGQDFTIVAYSYGSLIAIELALKLEATGYKGKLLFIDGAPSVLKALLNNQVTGGITEHQLQTAILCAIMSGLAPINLAELKSDLETLNDWPSKVELFLQRVPQDSKYSPEYQRALCNGGLARFKALADYEPDLSRKIKAPITLIRPQIPTVHDAKEDYELGTFTENQIPIIYLEGNHFTIIDNAKLPTLINNYFGY; encoded by the exons atgtctacTGAAGTACCACCCGGAGTTCGCCTTGCCCACCCACCACCAGGTGAAGAAATCGTAATAACTGGTTTATCTGGATATTATCCTGATTCCGAAAATGTTTATCATTTTGCtgataatttattcaataaagtCGATTTAGTAACAGCTGATGATCGTCGTTTTGTCACAGATCACCCAGAAATTCCACCTAGATGTGGAAAACtattgaatattgaaaaatttgatgctAGTTTTTTTGGAGTACATTATAAACAGGCATTCTCAATGGACCCTATGTGCCGGATGTTGATGGAAAAAGCATATGAGGCAATTGTCGATGCTGGGGTACATCCAAAAGAACTACGTGATTCAAATTGTGGTGTATTCATAGGTACATGTTTTTCTGAGTCAGAAAAAACatggttttatgaaaaaattcaaatcgatgGTTTTGGTATTACTGGATGCAGTCGGGCTATGTACGCTAATCGTATTAGTTATTGGCTAGGGTGTACAGGACCATCGTACAGTATTGATACAGCTTGTTCGAGTTCAATGTTTGCTTTAGAGAACGCATTCCGGGCAATACGAGATGGTCTATGTGATAGTGCAATTGTTGGAGGATCAAATTTGTGTTTAACTCCATATGTAACATTACAATTCGCACGTCTTGGAGTGTTAAGTGCCGAAGGAAAATGTCGAGCTTTTGATAACGATGGTTCTGGTTATGTACGATCTGAAGCAATATCAtgtattttcttacaaaaagcAAAAGACGCAAGGAGAAATTATGGTACTGTGATTTATGCAAAAACAAATTGTGATGGCTATAAACCCGAAGGTATCACATATCCATCTGGTAAACTACAACGTGaattattacaaacattttatgaaGATTGTCAAATACCACCAGAGAGTTTAGCTTACATGGAGGCTCATGGTACGGGTACACGGGTCGGTGATCCAGAAGAATGTTATGCAATTGataatgtattttgtaaaaatcgcAAAACTCCGTTGAAAATTGGTTCAATCAAATCCAATATTGGTCATTCTGAGCCTGCTTCAGGTGTATGTTCAATTACAAAAGTAATTATTGCATTTGAAACTGGTTTTATTCCcccaaatttacattttaataagcCACGCCAAGATATTGCTGGATTAGTAGAGGGACGATTAGAGGTAGTATCTGAAAAAACTCCGTTAGACGGTGATTTAGTTGGTATTAATAGTTTTGGTTTTGGAGGCGCTAATGCGCATGCATTGCTCAGACGCAacgtaaaagaaaaagttaataatGGTCTTCCTGATGATGATATTCCACGATTAGTACCCGTTTCAGGAAG AACTTTAGCTGCTGTGAATGCTATTATTGATGATTTAGCAAGCAGGCCATTAGATGCAGAATTTGTTGGATTATTGCATGAAGTTCATAAATTAGAAATTCCTAGCCATATATATCGTGGATATACTTTACTCCAAAAGGGGGAACCAACTGTACTTACAAGGGAATCTGATCATTATTCTGGTGAAAAAAGACCAATATGGTTTGTATTCAGTGGTATGGGCTCACAATGGCCAGGAATGGGCGCATCTTTAATGAAAATACCAATATGTGCAGCAGCTATACAAAAATGTCATGATGTATTAAAACCGAAAGGTGTggatctaataaaaattttaactgatcCAGACCCACATATGTTTGACAATATTTTACATTCTTTTGTTGGAATTGCTGCAATACAAATTGCATTGGTTGATGTATTAACAGCCTTAGGAATCGTACCAGATCACATAATTGGTCATTCTGTAGGTGAATTGGGTTGTGCATACGCTGATGGATGTTTTACAGCAGAGCAAATGATTTTAGCTGCATACTCTCGTGGATTAGCTAGTATTGAAACTGAATTAATTCTTGGTAGTATGGCTGCCGTTGGTTTGGGTTACAAAGAAATTAAAGAGTTATGCCCACCGGAAATTGATGTTGCGTGTCATAATAGTGCTGATAGCAGTACCATTTCTGGACCAGCGGAAGTAATGAAAACATTTGTTGCTGAGCTTCAATCCAAAGGTATATTTGCTCGTGAAGTAAATGCCTCAAATATTGCATACCATTCGCGATATATTGCTGGCGCTGGACCAAGGTTGttgagagaattgaaaaaagtaattcCAGAACCAAAAGCAAGGTCAGAAAAATGGGTTACATCATCAGTACCACCAGAAAAACAAACTACAGACGATGCTAGATATAGTTCAGCTGAATATCatacaaacaatttattaaatccCGTGTTATTCGAAGAAAGTTCACGTGCCATTCAAAGTAATGCTATTGCAATTGAAATTGCACCTCATGGGTTGCTACAAGCTATTTTACGTCGGTCGCTACCTTCAACTGTAATTAATGTTCCATTAACACAGCGTGGAAAGGATAATACTGTTGTTTTGCTTAATGCTATAGGAAA ATTGTATATGCAAGGCTTACAGCCTCAAGTATCTGCAATTTATCCACGTATTAGTTTTCCAGTAAGTCGTGGTACACCAATGATCTCACCTTTAGTAAAATGGGAACATACAGAAGATTGGACAGTGGCTATTTTcgagaaaaagaagaaattgaaaTCCGGAGAACGGGATGTTACAATTCGTGTTAATGAAAATTCTAATTGGAAATTTATAACCGGTCACGTTATAGATG GTCGCAATCTATTCCCTGCTACCGGATACATATACTTGGTAAACGAATCATTTGCCTCAATGACCGGTGATGTAATAGAAGATTTCTCAGTTGTATTTGAGGATGTCCGTTTCATCCGAGCCACAAATGTTCCCAAGGATGGTGGCGAAATCGAATTTACTGTTATGATTCAAAAAGGTACTGGTAACTTTGAAGTAATCGAAGGAGACACAGCTGTAGTAACCGGAAATATAAAATGTGTTGATAATACAACtaaagaatttttgaatttaccaCCCTTATCTCCAGTGGTTGGTAATGACATTATTCCATTAACCACACGTGATATTTATAAGGAACTTCGTCTTCGTGGCTACAACTATCGAGATCAATTTAGGGGTGTTATTGAATGTGATATTAGTGGAACAGTTGCTAAAATTAACTGGGACTATAATTATGTTGCATTTATggataatttattacaattacaaattttacatgaaGAATCACGAGGATTATTTGTACCAACTAGTATACAACGTCTTGTCATCGATCCGAAAAAGCATGTTGAAATGATCCAATCGGTTAGCGAAgaagaaaattctcaaaaatttgtGGATGCCTATTTCTATAGGGAACTTGGCGTTTTAAAGGCTGGCGGTATTGAAATTCGTGGTCTTAAAGCTAATTCAATTGGCCGTAGAAAACCATTAGGAGAACCTGTTTTGGAAAAACAGGAGTTTGTACCATTTATTAATCCAGATCAACTTTCAGTTGTTGATGCAATTCGCGTATGTGTACATTTGGCACTTGACAATTCACCAGCTATCAAAGTGAAAGTTGTTGAAGTAGATAACGGTATTGAAGATCCTTTAGCAGCTACTGTTTTGTCCGTTTTAGGAGATTTACCATTAATACAAGCAGAAATCATTGTTATTTCTAGCCGGGAGCTGGATGTACCAAAAACTGTAACTATTGAAGACAAGGAATTATCATCTGAATCGAATGTAATGTTTGTTGTCGATTTTGATTTACTCAGTCGGCCTGAAGCATTAAATGAGGCTAAAGGTATTTTAAAAGAAGGTGGATATATCATTTCAAGAGAAAGTTCGATGGAGGAATCAACTACACCTGAAGGCTACGATATTTTAGCAGAAGCTGTAACGGAAATAGAAAAGCTTGTTTTGTTAAGAGTAAAGAAAGAACCAATTGAGCCTATCTGTGTGAAAATCAGTGACGCAACTGCATTCTCATGGTTGGAAGAATTGAAAGAACTAGTTAAAGAATCAAAACCAGTTTTGTTATATTGTCAAAATGAACCGTTAAATGGATTAATGGGTTTAATTAATTGCTTGAGGAAAGAACCTGGTGGTGAATTTGCTCGTGCTGTGTTAATTGCAAGCAATGATGCACCAGTCTTTGATGCAAACCTaccattttataaaacacaattaGACAAACAATTAGCAGTGAATGTGTACAAGAATGGTCAATGGGGTAGTTACCGTCATTTACAAATCGAACCACAAAGTGTATTAACCAAACATGCTTATGTTAATGTATTAACACGAGGTGATTTATCAAGTATGACATGGCTCGAGGGACCACTTACTGCCGATGGCAACGAAACTCttgttgatatttattatgctgCTCTTAATTTCCGTGATGTTATGACGGCAACAGGAAAATTGGGTTCCGATTTTATTAAACAAGATTTCTTCTCACATGGATGTGTTCAAGGGTTAGAATTTTCTGGAAGAAATCACAAGGGCGTCCGTGTTATGGGTATGGTAGGAAGCGGTGCGTTGGCTACTCGTGTTGTGTCAGATCCTGACATGATGTGGGCCATCCCCGAATCATGGTCATTAGAAGATGCTGCTACTGTACCTGTTGTCTATGGCACAGTGTATTACGCTTTGATTGATACAGCCAATTTGAAAAAAGGTCAAAGTATATTAATTCATGCTGGAACTGGAGGTGTAGGACAAGCTGCAATAAATATAGCCTTGTATTATGGCTGCACAGTATTTACAACTGTGGGTACACCAGAAAAACGTGAATTTATTCGCCAGAATTTCCCTCAAATACCTGAAGGCCACATTGGTAATTCTCGTGATACTTCATTTGAGCAAATGATTATGCGTGAAACTCAAGGCGCTGGTGtagatattgttttaaattcattgGCTGAAGAAAAATTACAAGCATCTGTAAGATGTTTGGCAGTTGGTGGAAAGTTTTTGGAAATTGGAAAATTcgatttatcaaataataaccCACTTGGAATGCAAATATTCTTAAAAGAAGTTTCTTTCCATGGCATTATGTTAGATAATATATTCCACGCACAACCAGAAAAAAAACGTAGTATCCGGAAGCTTATTGAAGATGGTGTTATCAGCGGCGCAGTTAAGCCATTAGTTCGTACTATTTTCGCTGAAGATGAAGTAGAACAAGCATTCCGTTATATGGCTGCAGGAAAACATATTggaaaagtattaattaatattcgcCCAGAAGAACCTCAAAAAACACTAATTGCTAGAGATCGATTAGTTTCTGCCATTCCAAA attGTATTGTAATCCAGAACATAGTTACGTCATCGTTGGTGGCCTTGGTGGTTTTGGAATGGAATTGACTCACTGGTTATTAACTCGTGGAGCACGTAAAGTAGTTCTATCATCCCGAAATGGAGTTGTTAAAGGATATCAAGCATTACGAATAAAGAAATGGCGCGAACATGGTGTACAAATAAAAGTATCGACTGCAGATATTTCAACTGTGGAAGGATGTACAAGTTTATTACACACAGCCAAATTAATGGGACCAGTGAACGGTATCTTTAATTTAGCTGTAGTGTTACGTGACgcaattttagaaaatcaaacagttgaaaatttccaaacttCATTCCGTGGTAAAGCACAGGGTACAATCAATTTAGATAGAGTAAGTCGTAAAATGTGCCCTGAATTACAACACTTTGTGGTATTCTCAAGTGTGTCTTGTGGGCGAGGTAACGCTGGCCAAACAAATTATGGTATGGCGAATTCAGTAATGGAACGTATTTGCGAACAACGTAATGCCGATGGTTTACCCGCGTTGGCAGTACAATGGGGTGCAATTGGAGAAGTTGGTCTTGTAGCTGATATGCAAGATAATGATGCCATTTTAGAAATTGGTGGAACTTTACAACAAAAACTTAGCAGTTGTTTAGACGTTTTGGATATGTTCATAAAACAAGAAGCACCTGTGGTATCAAGTATGGTTGTAGCAGAGAAGAAAGCAGGATCTGGTTCTGGGGAAAGTATAGTTGAATGTGTAGTTAATATTATGGGTCTTCGGGACATTAAGACTGTTAGTATGCATTCGAATCTAGCCGAACTGGGAATGGATTCTATGATGGCTGTAGAAATCAAACAAACTCTAGAACGAGAATATGAAGTGTTCTTAACAGTTCAAGACATTCGAACCTTAACATTTGCAAA attgcaagaaattcaaaattcacaAGAAGCAAATCAATCAGTAGAAAATCAAAGTACAGCTGATGGAATTGCAGCCTTATTCCGAGCGCTGGGTGATGAAAAGACATCAGAAATTCCACTAGTGCATTTATCAAGTAAGAATGACGTTGAGGAGGGAGCACCTCCACTATTCTTATTACCTGGAATTGAAGGACAAGCATCTATATTTGAAAACCTTAGCAAGAATTTACGACCAAATACACTTTGCTTACAAACTGGCTATGAAAACGTTACTAGTACAATTGAATCAATGGCTGATTCATTATATCCG GTTATCGTATCAAATCTGAAACCAGGTCAAGATTTTACGATCGTAGCATATTCATACGGTAGTTTAATAGCAATCGAATTAGCATTGAAATTAGAAGCTACTGGCTATAAAGGCAAATTATTATTCATCGATGGTGCACCATCTGTATTGAAAGCATTGTTGAATAATCAAGTTACGGGTGGCATTACGGAACATCAATTACAAACTGCAATTCTTTGTGCTATCATGAGCGGACTTGCACCTATTAATTTAGCAGAGTTAAAG TCTGATTTAGAAACATTAAACGACTGGCCATCAAAGGTGGAATTATTCTTACAACGAGTACCACAAGATTCTAAATATTCGCCAGAATACCAACGAGCATTATGTAATGGTGGTTTAGCGCGTTTCAAGGCATTAGCTGATTATGAACCAGATTTATCCCGGAAAATTAAAGCACCAATTACATTGATCCGACCACAAATACCCACTGTGCATGATGCAAAAGAAGATTATGAGTTAGGTACATTTACAGAAAATCAAATACCAATTATATATTTGGAAGGTAAtcattttacaattattgataATGCAAAATTAccaacattaattaataattattttggatattaa